One window of Pyrus communis chromosome 12, drPyrComm1.1, whole genome shotgun sequence genomic DNA carries:
- the LOC137709773 gene encoding DNA repair protein XRCC3 homolog, producing the protein MTPENLLTRPPIADKLTLGCPVLDRCLGGGVPCCSITELVAESSCGKTQFCLQLALSAQLPPSHGGLSASSLYLHTEFPFPFRRLHQLSQAFRSSRPHLVAINPCEDVYVDSVHDAYQMLDIMPKIESFIESAKTRLPVRLIVIDSIAALFRTEFNNTPLDLKRRSSLFFKISGKLKSLANRFRVAVVVTNQVVDFMGESDGVNGVKVGNFGSLHSSGRRVCPALGLAWANCVNSRVFLSRNEVVVAEGNSNELEDGLCRQTKRRLDILFAPHLPQASCEFVITRQGVFGVVSANR; encoded by the coding sequence ATGACACCAGAAAATCTCTTAACCCGTCCTCCCATCGCCGATAAATTAACGCTGGGCTGCCCAGTCCTCGACCGCTGCCTCGGTGGTGGCGTCCCCTGCTGTTCAATAACGGAGCTCGTAGCTGAAAGCAGTTGCGGCAAGACTCAATTTTGCCTCCAACTCGCCCTCTCCGCTCAGCTCCCGCCCTCCCACGGCGGCCTCTCCGCCTCCTCCCTTTACCTCCACACCGAGTTCCCCTTCCCCTTTCGCCGCCTCCACCAACTCTCCCAAGCATTTCGCTCCTCACGCCCACACCTCGTAGCCATTAACCCCTGTGAAGATGTGTATGTTGATAGTGTGCACGACGCATACCAGATGCTTGATATAATGCCAAAGATAGAGTCTTTCATTGAAAGCGCGAAAACCCGGTTGCCTGTCAGGCTAATTGTGATTGATTCCATCGCGGCGCTGTTCCGGACTGAATTTAACAACACCCCCTTGGATCTTAAGCGGAGGTCGTCGCTGTTTTTCAAGATTTCCGGGAAGTTGAAGTCATTAGCGAATAGGTTCcgggtggcggtggtggtgacGAACCAGGTGGTTGATTTTATGGGGGAAAGTGATGGGGTAAATGGAGTCAAAGTGGGCAACTTTGGGTCATTGCACTCGTCTGGAAGACGGGTTTGCCCTGCTTTGGGACTTGCTTGGGCAAATTGCGTGAATTCGAGGGTCTTCTTGTCGAGAAATGAGGTGGTTGTTGCCGAAGGGAATAGTAATGAGCTGGAGGATGGTCTTTGTAGGCAAACAAAGAGGCGACTTGATATTCTTTTTGCGCCTCATTTGCCCCAAGCATCGTGTGAATTTGTCATCACACGGCAAGGAGTGTTTGGAGTTGTCTCAGCTAACAGATAA
- the LOC137711111 gene encoding amine oxidase [copper-containing] zeta, peroxisomal-like, with product MASASKKTTPSCCFRPDSAALVPREAAPAAKTSSSAVVSASGVQDWSSVAGAEDRRDDQRPKNIAMAALFPKPSTNATTAGIPIMLRPQTRHPLDPLSAAEISVAVATVRAAGATPEVRDSMRFVEVVLLEPDKHVVALADAYFFPPFQPSLLPRTKGGPIIPTKLPPRRARLVVYNKKSNETSTWIVELSEVHAATRGGHHRGKVVSSEVVPDVQPPMDAVEYAECEAVVKDFPPFREAMKKRGIEDMDLVMVDAWCVGYHSEADSPSQRLAKPLIFCRTESDCPMENGYARPVEGIYILVDMQNMVVIKFEDRKLVPLPPADPLRNYTPGETRGGVDRSDIKPLQIIQPEGPSFRVNGYFVEWQKWNFRIGFTPREGLVIYSVAYVDGNRGRRPVAHRLSFVEMVVPYGDPNDPHYRKNAFDAGEDGLGKNAHSLKKGCDCLGLIKYFDAHFTNFTGGVETIENCVCLHEEDHGILWKHQDWRTGLAEVRRSRRLTVSFICTVANYEYGFFWHFYQDGKIEAEVKLTGILSLGALQPGEVRKYGTVIAPGLYAPVHQHFFVARMDMAVDCKPGETYNQVVEMNVKVEKPGENNVHSNAFYAEETLLRTESEAMRDCNPLTARHWIVQNTRTVNRTGQLTGYKLVPGSNCLPLASPEAKFLRRAAFLKHNLWVTPYSRDEMFPGGEFPNQNPRAGEGLATWVKKNRSLEETDIVLWYVFGITHIPRLEDWPVMPVERIGFMLMPHGFFNASPAVDVPPSACELEAKENDVKDNGVAKPIQNGLLAKL from the exons ATGGCCTCAGCTTCGAAAAAAACGACGCCTTCCTGTTGCTTCCGCCCCGATTCGGCGGCTCTCGTTCCGCGCGAGGCGGCGCCGGCGGCGAAGACTTCTTCCAGCGCCGTCGTCTCGGCCTCCGGTGTTCAAGATTGGAGCAGCGTCGCTGGCGCCGAGGATCGGCGCGATGATCAGCGCCCCAAGAATATCGCCATGGCGGCCTTGTTTCCCAAACCTTCCACCAATGCCACCACTGCAG GCATCCCAATCATGCTTAGGCCTCAAACAAGGCATCCATTGGACCCTTTATCTGCTGCTGAAATCTCTGTCGCAGTGGCAACCGTCAGGGCAGCTGGAGCGACACCTGAG GTTAGAGATAGTATGCGTTTTGTTGAAGTGGTTCTACTGGAACCAGATAAACACGTTGTTGCATTAGCAGATGCATACTTCTTCCCACCTTTCCAGCCATCATTACTTCCCAGAACCAAAGGTGGACCTATAATCCCAACCAAGCTTCCCCCTCGGCGAGCTAGACTTGTTGTTTACAATAAGAAGTCAAATGAGACAAGCACGTGGATTGTTGAGCTATCAGAAGTACATGCAGCTACTCGAGGTGGACATCACAGAGGAAAAGTAGTATCATCAGAAGTTGTTCCAGATGTTCAGCCTCCCATG GATGCTGTAGAATATGCAGAATGTGAAGCTGTTGTGAAAGACTTTCCTCCATTTAGAGAGGCTATGAAGAAGAGAGGTATTGAAGACATGGACCTCGTGATGGTTGATGCCTG GTGTGTTGGCTATCATAGTGAGGCTGATTCTCCTAGCCAAAGGCTTGCTAAACCACTGATATTCTGTAGAACTGAGAGTGACTGCCCTATGGAAAATGGTTACGCACGCCCAGTTGAGGGCATCTATATACTTGTTGATATGCAAAACATGGTGGTGATAAAGTTTGAAGACCGTAAGCTTGTTCCCCTACCTCCAGCCGATCCGTTGAGGAACTATACTCCTGGAGAAACAAGAGGTGGTGTTGATCGAAGTGATATAAAACCTTTACAAATTATTCAGCCTGAAGGTCCAAGCTTCCGTGTTAATGGGTACTTTGTGGAGTGGCAGAAG TGGAATTTTCGTATTGGATTCACTCCCAGGGAGGGACTGGTTATATATTCTGTGGCCTATGTTGACGGCAATAGAGGGCGAAGGCCTGTAGCCCATAGGTTGAGTTTTGTGGAAATGGTGGTGCCATATGGAGATCCAAATGATCCACATTATAGAAAAAATGCTTTTGATGCTGGGGAAGATGGCCTTGGTAAAAATGCACATTCTCTAAAGAAG GGGTGTGATTGTTTGGGCTTAATCAAATACTTTGATGCACATTTTACGAACTTCACTGGAGGTGTTGAAACTATCGAAAATTGTGTATGTTTGCACGAAGAAGATCATGGAATTCTGTGGAAGCATCAGGACTGGAGAACAGGCTTGGCAGAAGTGCGCAGGTCAAGAAGGCTAACAGTGTCATTTATATGTACCGTGGCTAATTATGAGTACGGGTTCTTCTGGCACTTTTATCAG GATGGTAAAATTGAAGCTGAAGTTAAACTTACGGGAATTCTCAGCTTGGGAGCACTTCAACCTGGAGAGGTTAGAAAGTATGGTACTGTGATTGCACCTGGGCTATATGCACCAGTTCATCAACACTTTTTTGTTGCTCGTATGGATATGGCTGTTGATTGCAAGCCTGGAGAAACTTACAATCAG GTTGTGGAGATGAATGTTAAGGTTGAGAAACCTGGAGAGAATAACGTCCACAGCAATGCATTTTATGCTGAGGAGACACTTCTCAGGACTGAATCGGAGGCTATGCGTGACTGTAATCCTTTGACGGCTCGCCACTGGATT GTACAGAACACACGAACTGTAAATAGGACCGGACAGTTAACAGGCTACAAGCTTGTTCCAGGTTCAAACTGTTTGCCATTAGCTAGTCCTGAGGCCAAGTTTTTGCGAAGAGCAGCTTTCCTGAAACATAATCTATGGGTTACACCATATTCGCGTGATGAGATGTTTCCTGGAGGAGAGTTTCCAAATCAAAATCCGCGTGCTGGTGAAGGATTAGCCACATGGGTTAAGAAAAATCGATCTCTGGAAGAAACTGATATAGTTCTTTG GTATGTATTCGGAATCACTCACATACCTCGGCTAGAAGATTGGCCTGTCATGCCAGTGGAGCGCATTGGATTTATGCTCATG CCTCACGGATTCTTCAACGCCTCTCCAGCCGTGGATGTTCCACCAAGTGCATGTGAATTGGAAGCCAAAGAAAATGATGTCAAAGACAATGGAGTAGCCAAGCCGATTCAGAACGGGTTACTAGCAAAGCTCTGA